The following nucleotide sequence is from Halogeometricum borinquense DSM 11551.
GGAAGTCCTCGACGGCGTGTTCGAGACGGACGAAGGCGCGCGTTACCTCGGCGAACTCGGTATCGGCATGAACCGCGCTATCGACCAGTTCACCTACAATATGCTGTTCGACGAGAAGATGGGCGATACTGTCCACATGGCCGTCGGATCCGCGTACCCCGAGACGGTGGGTGAGGAGAACGAAGAGAACGAGAGCGCAGAACACGTGGATATGATTCTGGATATGTCTGAAGACTCCATCATCGAAGTTGACGGGGAGGTCGTCCAGCGCAACGGTACGTTCGTGTTCAAGGACGACTTCGAGTAGTCGCTGGTTGCGACTCCACCTTTTGGTCCAGCTTTTGCGAGCGAACGAAGTGAGCGAGACAAAAGGTGGAACTGGTACGTTCGTGTTCGAGGACGACTTCGAGTAGTCGCTGGTTGCGACTCCGCCTTTTGGTCCAGCTTTTGCGAGCGAACGAAGTGAGCGAGACAAAAGGTGGAACTGGTACGTTCGTGTTCGAGGACGACTTCGAGTAGTCGCTGGTTGCGACTCCGCCTTTTGGTCCAGCTTTTGTGAGCGAACGAAGTGAGCGAGAAAAAGAGTAGCGAGCGTGATACCTTCAAATCAGTTTGTACCTCCTGATTGACAAACAGTCACACATACCGAGTGATTTATCAGGGAGGATTCGAGAACCAATACACACATGCCAAAGGTACTTTGTGCCGAGTGTGGGCGAGATGTGGGGATGCACGAGCTGGAGGCGAAGACGACCACACAGAGGGATGGGTTCGACACGCGCTATCGGTGTCCATACTGCCGAACGGACATCGAAGACGTGACCAGCCAGTTCGTCTGACGACCAACCAGATACCAGCGTCGCGTCTGCGCCAGCATACCAATCAGGTTGCACGGCCGCGTGCAGCCAAGTGTGGGGAGGCTTGCAGACGCGACCGGTATTTTCTACTGAAAACTGCCGATCCGAGAGCGCAGCCGTCGGGAAGCGACAGTCATTCGTCTGAGTCGCTACTCGGGCTGTGAGTTACGTCGAGAGAAGAACGCTGAACCGGAAGCGTCGGCTTACTCGTCGATGTCGAGGTCGAACTGTTCGTTCTCGACGACAGCGTTGAGGACGACGCTCGTATTGGACTCGCGGATGTCAGCATCCGTCAGGAGTTGCTTGATCTGACTGTTCATGCCGTCGGTGTCGGTGAATTTGCCGATGGCGATGATGTCGTAGTCGCCCGTCACTTCGTAGACGGAGATCATCTGCTTCTGTTCGCGGAGGCGCTCGGTGATTTCCGGGAGGGCACTCCCCTCGACCTTGAGTTGAATAATCGCCGTCACGTCGTAGCCGAGAGCGTCGTAGTTCACACGCGGGGTGTACCCCTCGATCACGCCCTCGTCCTCTAAGTCGCGGAGGTGGTTCGAGACTGTCGTGACCGAGACATCGAGTTCCTCCGCAAGACTTCGAAGACTCGCTCGACCGTCGCCGAGGAGCGCGTTGATGAGTTTCGCATCGAGGTTTTCGTACGTCATCAAAGCGACCCACTCACTCGGGGCATTAGAATTTTACGAATATCCAGTTCTGGGAGACTCACACACGAGTTGCACTAAGCGATAACATCTTAATGGTGGCTGTTGTCAGAAACTCCTGTTCAGGAAGATGACGGACGATAATGCGAACTCAGACGCTGTAACCGACGGGGGACTCTCCGCGAAAGCTCAAGCGGTTGTTGACGAAATCGAGGAGAAGGAAGTCGATTTCCTTCGGCTTCAGTTCACCGATATCCTCGGTACCGTAAAGAACGTGGCCGTTCCGGCGACACAGGCCGAGAAGGCATTCACTGAAGGGATCTACTTCGACGGGTCGTCCATCGAAGGCTTCGTGCGCATTCAGGAATCCGACATGCGCCTCAAGCCCGACCCCGAGACGTTCGCCATCCTGCCGTGGCGCGACGGCCGGTCGGCACGTCTCATCTGCGACGTCATCAACACCAGTACGGGGAAACCGTTCGAGGGTGACCCGCGCTACGTTCTCAAGCAGGCCATCAAACGCGCAAACGAGATGGGCTACAAGATCAACGCCGCGCCCGAACCCGAGTTCTTCCTCTTCGAGGAGGACGAAGAAGGTCGCGCGACGACGAAGACGAACGACGCTGGCGGCTACTTCGACCTCGCGCCGAAAGACCTCGCCTCCGACGTTCGCCGCGACATCATCTACGGCCTCGAAAGCATGGGCTTCGAGATAGAGGCCAGCCACCACGAGGTCGCAGAAGGCCAACACGAGATCAACTTCGAGTACGACGACGCTCTCACAACCGCCGACAACGTCGGAACGTTCCGGACGGTCGTCCGCGCTATCGCCGCGCAGCACGACCTGCACGCGACGTTCATGCCCAAGCCCATCGCCCGCATCAACGGCTCCGGCATGCACACTCACCTGTCGCTTTTCACCGAGGACGGCGAGAACGCGTTCCACGACGAGGACGACGAGTTCAACCTCTCTGAGACGGCAAAGCAGTTCACTGCCGGGATCCTCGAACACGCGCCCGCAATCACGGCTGTGTCGAACCCGACGGTGAACTCCTACAAACGTCTCGTCCCGGGCTACGAGGCACCCGTCTACGTCGCGTGGTCCGACCGCAACCGCTCGGCGCTCATCCGCAAACCGGCCGCACGCGTCCCGGCCGCAAGCCGTATCGAGGCACGCTTCCCCGACCCGTCCTGTAACCCGTACCTCGCCTTCGCCGCACTCATCCACGCCGGTCTCAACGGCATCGAGCGCGGACTGGAGTGCGACGACCCGGTTCGTGAGAACATCTACGAGTTCGACGAAGCCAAACGCGAAGAGTACGGCATCGAGACGCTTCCGGCGAACCTCGGCGAAGCAATCGACGCCCTGCAAGAGGACGAAGTCGTGCAGGACGCACTCGGGGAACACATCTACGAGAAGTTCGTCGAGGCGAAATCCCAAGAGTACGACGAGTTCCGTGTGGATGTTTCCCAGTGGGAACTCGACAAGTACCTCGAGAAGTTCTAAACGGCCTCCAAGCCCGCGTTCCGCTTTTTTCCGCCGTTACTCAAATAGTGACGACACTGCGACTGGAAGCGACAACAGCGTGACACCGCCGAACGCTCCGGCCGCAACGAAGGCGAGCGATCCCATCGACAGTTCTGCGACGGCCGCCATCACGACCAGCGGAAGCGGAAACGCCACAGCACCGACGACGACCGAGCGCGTGGACAGGTCGCCGTTCGTGTCGAGAGCGGCGCGACCGAGAACCGACCAGATGGCCGCGCCGCCGACGGCAGTCCCGACGCCGAGGAGAACCTCGATCTCTATCGGGTTCGTGAAGGCGGCAGCGGCGCTGATGACGCCGCCGGCGAGATAGCACATGATGACAGTACGATCCGACGGGGCGGCAGGGCGTCGGAGGCCGGGTCCCGCAGCGAAGACGATAGCGAGGAAGGCGACGCCGACGGTAACACCGGCGATCACGTCCGCGAGGTAGTGGACGCCGATAATGACGCGCGAGGCAGCGACGGCCACGACGGCGGCGGCGGCAACGCCGAGGCGGAGACGGCGACGGCCGACGTTGGCTGCGAGGGCGGTCCCACCCCAGAACACCGTGGCACCGAGCGTGTGTCCGCTGGGAAAGCCGTAGCCCGGTTCGGCCGCCCCCGGTGGGCGCGGAAGCGCGAACAGTTCCTTGAGACCGACGGTGAGACCGACCGCGCCGAGTCCGAGGCCGAGAACGAACGCCGCCGCCGAGCGGTCGATGCCGATGCGTTCACCGACGACGTAGGCGAACGAGACGCCGAACAGACAGACCCACGGGTCACCGAGGTGTGTGAGTACGGAGAACAACGAAACGATGGTATCCGGTATCGACTCGACAACAGCGAGTTCACCCACGCCGCGGGAAGCGAACGTGAGACCGCCAGCTCCAGCCAACGCGCCGCCCGACGCGCTCGCGGCGGCCGAGGAGTGCGTGTACATCACCCCGTGAGTGGCGGGGCGAACGACAAATAACCGAGGGTGTCGAGAGCGGCCGCCACACCCGTCAGGTCAGGGTTGCCGAGAAAACAGCCGCCTCAGGACCGCTTGTCACGAACCCAGTCGAGGAAACGGCCGGGAACGCCAAGCGCGTCCAGTCCCGCACCGAAGAGAACGAACAGGACGTAGAGTCCGAGCGTCGAGAGGTACGTGATGAGCATGGCGATGACGGCGAGCAAGTCGTCTTGAATGAGATAGAACGCCGCGATAGTGACGGCCGTCCCGTAGAGGAGGACGAGGTACGGTCCCCACCCGCGGGCTCTGCCCTGTCGCATCTGCCGACGCACGTAGCGTTTCAACTCCGACTCCACGTCCGGACGTTCGACGGTCCGTTCCTGTACGTCCGACTCGAACGCGTCGAGGTCAGCGCGAAGTTCCGCTACGCGATCTTCCAGTTCTTCGATGTCGGGCGCGCCGCGAGGCTCGACATCCGTCTCGCCCGACTCCTCACTCCGGGGTGCGTCGTCCACGCTCATCGTCCGGTCGGTTGGTCGTTCCCGTGTGTGTTGTACCTGCCGGTCTACGGGGCCGCCGTCGTCCGGTCCGGGCGTCACCTTTTCGGCGAGAACAGCATTGATCACAGCACCCGTGAGAATGAGAATACCCGAAAAGTAGAACCACGTCACGAGGAGCAGTATTGCGCCGAGTGCGCCCGCAACGGACGCCCCCGCCGTGGACGCGTAGATGCCGAACACAGCACCGAGTACGGCCCACCCGACGGCCGCAAACAGCGTCCCCGGAAGCGCCTCGCGGACAGTGAGTCCAGCATCGGGAAAGATGTAGTAAAACGGAAAAAACGCCGCGATGAGGAGGCCGAAGAGCAACAGCGGACTGAGAACTCCAACGAACGGAATATCGAGAATAGCAACAACCGTCGTCGCGAGTGCGACGCCAATCGTTCCGGCTCCGAGCGAACCGAGAGCGATGAGACCGTCTCTGAGTTGATCGACGATTCCGCCCGTCTCCGAGCCATAGATGCGCGAGAAGGCGATATCGAGCCCGCGAAACAGTTTGAGCGCACCCCACAGCGTGACGGCGAGACTCACTACCGACAGCGCCCCCTGTCCCGTCGGATCCTCAAGTGCGCTGGCGACGATTTCGGACCCGGCCGGAAGGAGATACTGCTGTGCGAGGTCCAACACGTACGCCCTGAGTGCCTCGCCGCCGACGAACGAAGCAACGACGAGACCGAGTGTGAGAAGCGGAACGAGCGAAACGAGCGTGTAGTAAGAGATGCTCGCCGCCAAAAACGTCACCTCGCGTTCTTGGATGGTCTCGATCACCGACCGAACGACGGAAATCTGATTCCGAATCCGAACGCTCACGCTCTCCTTTCGGCAGACGGACACAAGAAGTTACTTGCCCCCGACAGGTTCTGAAACGACTTCTCAGTCGTCGGTTCCGTCCCAAGGGTCGGTGTCGCCCAACCGTCGCTATCAGTTGTCGCTGTCGGTCGTCACCGCTCGCATCTCCTCGATAGTTGCGTTCGTCTTGAACGCGGTCCCCGAGTAGTGCGCCTGTGTCGCTTCGTAGCCGGCATCTCTGAGTTCTGCGAGGAAGTCGTCCATACTCGTCGCCGACCGGGACCACATCTTGCAGAGGCGGTGTTGGTCGTAGTGTGTCGGCCGGTCAAGTTCGCCTGCGACGGTTTCGAGCATCGACCGGGCACGCTTTTTTTCGCCCATCTCTTCTGTGATGTGGTCGCGGACCCGGCGAGTAAAGTCGGGGTCGCAGACGGGACCGAGATAGAGCGGCCCCGCGACGAGCGTCCGGGAACTTCCGCAGGCCGGGCAGTCGTCCGGCGGATGGGCGATAAGGCCGAACTCGTGATCGCGTTCGAGACAGTCCTCGCAGTGGTAGACGTACCCCAACTGCTCTACGAGTTCGTCCGCTTTGGTCGCCCGACCGTCGAGTTCGAGGTACGTGCGGGCGTAGTGTCGCGTCACGTGTGAGAGGATGGGGACCGCGGCCTTGTCGTATCGCGCGGCAGTCCGAATCATCGCCGAGAGGAGAACGCGCAGACCCATCTCTGGGTGATAGTCGGTGTTCTGCGGGAGCGTGCTGTACTTCCGGATGCCGGATTTCTGGTGTGCGCCACAGAGCGGTGCAGTGTCGGTGGCAGTAACGCAGACCAGATCCCGTGTGTTAGCGAACGCCGCGTCCGCGAAGGGAATCGGCGTGCCGAAGGGGTCTAAGTCCACGATATCGAACACCGAGTCGTACATGAGAGCGTTCGCGTTTCGGTGGACCGCCTCGCCATCCAACTCGTTCCGTTCGAGGTTCCGGCGAGCGAGTTCGACGGCCGACTCATCGAGGTCCGCGCAAGTCACGTCGAACCCCTCCGCAGCGGCGCGAACACCTCGAATGCCACTTGCGGCCATCGCATCCAGATACGACTCCGCGCGGTCGTCGCGTTCGCGGTACGCCCGAAGCGTGGCGACGGTCACGTCGCGGTTGAGTTCCTGCGTCGGGTTGTAGAACACATCGTCGCCCGCGCCCTCCGACGCGCCGTCGCGGGCACCGGGAACCTCCACCTCGATGCCGCCCTCACGTACGTCCATGTTCCGAGGAGCGGTCCCCGCGGCGAAAAGCGATACGATGCGTTCGGATCAGCGGGACCACGAGACGGAGGCGGTACGGGCGCAGTCATCGGTGGCGTTTTGTCCGATACCGGCCAACTTCGGAGTGTGCGAAAGGTGGGTGACGGCTCCGACGACGGGGGCGACGAGGAGGCTTCTGCCGCGGAAGCGACGGCCACAGACGGATCAGCGTCGGAATTCGTCGTCCCTACTGAAACCGAGAACGACCGCGAGACCGAGTGGCGGCGAGCGCTCGCGGAGGCGGGCGAACTCACGCCCGATGTCGTCGATGCGGTCGCCACCATCCACGACAAGCGCGGAGTGCGTGCCATCGAAGCCGTCTCCGAGGGGCGGGTGAAGCGCTACCGAGATTTTACTGTCGTCGTCGGACACGCCGCCGAGTACGTCGTCGAGGACGGCGGGTGTACCTGTAAAGATAGTTCGTACAACCTCGATCCCGAAGACGACGGCCAGCGCTGTTGGCACGTTCTCGCCGCCGCCGTCGCCGAGCGAATCGGCGAAGTCGATCATCACGACATGTGGTACTCAGACGTACGCGAGTTCATCTGAGCGACGACACGTGCGAATTCGTTTGCGTTCGGCGCGTTTCACAGGTCGGTGAACCACCGTAGTCAGTCTACGTCACTGAAATATCAAGTCGCTTCCTCCGCAACGTTTTCCCACCGGGTGCCCGAAGCTTCGAACAAGATGCCCACCATCGACGAGAAGCGCGTCTACACTGACAACACCGGAACGGAGACCGTCTTCGTCGCAAGCGACGCGGGCGTCGTTGCCGTCTCCGTCTCGGACGACCTCGTGGGGGGATTCGGCATCGCGCACCGCTGTCACGCCCGCGACGTGGCTGTCGGGACTGAGACGCTGGCAGTCGCCACCGACGAGGACGTGTTCTGTGCCGACCTGACGACGACCGACAGCGCGGACGACCTCGCGTTCGAGGCGACCGAGTTTGGCCCCGCCACCGCCGTCGGATTCGACGGCAAAACGCTCCTCGCAGGCGACGAGGAGGGTCGAGTCGGACGATTCGACAGCGAGTGGACAGACCTCGGACGTGCAGAACCGGTTCGGGCTATCGACGGTCCACTCGTCGCCGCCGCCGACGGTGTCCACCGAGTCGAAGCCGACAGTCTCGCGCCAGTCGGACTTGACAACGCGTATGACGTTGTGGGACGCGACCCGCTCGCCGCCACTGAAACCGGACTGTACAAACTCGGAAACGGCTGGATGGACGTTCTTAACGGCGCGTTCGAGACGGTGACTGCGGACGGAGACGGCCGCGCACACGCCGTTGGCGGCGGGCATCTGTTCGCCCGCAGTGAAAGCGGCGAATGGACACCGGAACCCGTCCCCGTTGCCGAAGGCGTGGCCGCCGTCACTTACGGACCGGAAGCAACGTACGCCGTCACCACTCCCGGGACGTTCCTCGTCCGTCTCCCGGGGTCGGAGTGGCGGCACCAGATGCTCGGCCTACAGGGCGTCACCGCCGCGGCAGTCGTCTAAAGCGCCGGTCGCAGTCGCGGTAATCGACGTATCTACGTCGTGACGAGTCCACGCGGAGACGAAAACGGGTTTAACGCGCGACGAAAACTCTCCCAACATGATTGTACCCGGCGCATCTTCGCAGGCGCTCGCCGCGGCATTGGCGAGGGCGATAGACGAACCACTCGCGGCCGTCGAGTACGACCGCTTCCCTGACGGCGAAACGCTGGCCGCCGTCCCCGACTTCGACGACGACAGAGCCATCATCGTGGCGACGACCGACTCGAACGACGCGTGGGTGGAACTACTCCAACTGCAAGACGCCGTCCGCGAGGCGGGCGCGACCGAAGTCGTGACCGTCATCCCGTACATGGGCTACGCTCGGCAGGACAAGGCGTTCGAAGACGGCCACCCCGTCTCGGCGCGCGCGACGGCGCAGGCCGTCTCAACGGGTGCCGACCGTGTCGTCCTCGTCAATCCACACGAAGACGACATCTCCTCGTTCTTCGACGGGCACGTCACGATTGTCGATGCGGCGGCCAATCTCGCAGACCCGCTTCCCGACGACTTGGACGACCCGCTGTTTCTGTCGCCGGACGCCGGCGCTATCGACCTCGCAGAGAGCGTCTGTGACGCCTACGGCCGCGGCGATGTCGATTACTTCGAGAAGGTGCGTCACTCGGGGACGGACGTAGAGATAACACCCAGCGACGCGGACGCCACGGACCGCGACGTGGTCATCGTAGACGACATTATCGCAACCGGTTCGACGGTGAGTCAGGCGGTCAACCACCTCAATTCGGACGGTGCGCGAAACGTCTTTGCCGCCTGTGTCCACCCGCTACTGGTTCGGAACGCCCGTACGAAACTCGAACGCGCCGGTATCGAGCAAATCGTCGGAACGGACACCGTCGAACGCGACGTGAGCATCGTCAGCGTCGCTCCCTCCGTCGCCGCCGCTGTCGAAGCAGTCACACAGTAGCACGACGCAACACATCTACGGAGCGAAACGTTTGTATCGATTACCGAACCACCTCGAAGTATGGCACACGAACGCTTCGATTATCCACAACTAACTAAATTCGGCGTCGGCCTCGGACTCACACTGTTTGCCGTCGGCGCACTGGGGACGATTGTTGCCCCCTCCTTCGTCGGTCCGCTTCCGGCGTGGGAAGAGTCGCTCCTATTCGACGCCGAGGCAATCGGCGTTCTCCTCACCCTTCTCTCGCCGTTCGTCTTCGGCATTCTCCTGCCGCTGACCGAGTGAATCGCTGTCCGCTCGTCAGCCGCGACACGGAGAGCGACTCGTATCCGGCGGCTTCGCACGACGTTACCGAACTACGATAGCTCAGACTTCGAAGACGACGGAGTCCCGTTTTGGTTATGACGTTCCAGCGTGACGGCCCATGCAATGGCACCGTCGGAACGTGAGGGCCGACCACCCCATCGAAATGACGGCGACTCTCATTTCCCCGAAACGGACTCGGCGTTCGTTCTCGACGCCGACTGCACGCGATGTCCGGAACTCGTCGCGTGCCGAACGCGAATCTCGTGGGGGAACGGGTCGTCGGACGCGTCAGTGATGGTCGTCGGGGAGGCACCCGGTGCGGGCGACCCCGATGCCGAACAGTGGCAAGGTGGGAATCACACCGGGATGGCGTACACGACGCGGCATTCCGGCAGGCGGATTCGAAAGCTCATCGCGGCCGCGGGACACGCCGATGCGTACTACACGAACGCGGTGAAGTGTGTTCCGTGCGACGGCGACGGGTCGAACCGCGAACCGACAGCCACGGAGCGTGCGAACTGCCGGACGCACCTCGACACCGAACTCGATGCAATCGAACCCGAAGTAGTCGTCTCGACGGGCAAGCATGCGACGGCGACGATGCTCGCATTCGACGGACGGGAACTGGACGGCTTTCTCGACACTGTGTTGGATCCGGTCGAACTCGACGCGTTCGACGTGATGCTGCTCCCCCTTCTACATCCCTCCTATCAGGACGTGTGGCTCTCACGCCTCGGCTACACGGAATCAGAGTACCGCGAAGCGATTCGAGAACGGCTTCCGTGAGCCGTCCGATCAGTGAGTTCGCGGACGCGTCTCGTCGCCAGGTGGAAACGCTCATAGCCGTGCCACCGCTAGCGTCAGGCGATGGCTACGACGCGTTCGCCGCTGGCCGTTCTCGCGGGACTCGTCCTCGTCGCGTTCATCCCGCTCGTAGTGATGTGGGTTACGGTCATGGGGTGGGACAACCTCGGCTACTTGCTCTACTTCGCGATCTACTTCGTCGTCATCCACATCCTCCTTCCATCACGGGTGTACATCCACGCCCGCGATCACGGGAGCAATGCGAAACTCGCGTGGACCGCACTCGCGTTCTTCATCCCGTTGGTCGGCGCACTCGTCTACTTCCTCGTCAACATGGCGTTCAGACGAATCGAAGCCGCGGGTTAGATGAGAACGAGTAACCCAAACACGACAGCAGAACACAAACCGAGCGTAACGAAAACAAAGAGACCGCCGAGACGGGCGGCTTGAATTCGGTCTTTGGGGGCGGCCTGATATCCGAGTCTGCACGACAGTCCGCCGATCAGCGCACAAGGAAGAGTATCGTCAGTACGACGCCGTACGTCGCCCCCGAGGCGAAAAGCGTCGCTGTTCCACCGACACCGACGCGCTGTATCCGGTCTTCAGTCGCCGCTTGATACCCCCGAGCGAACAGGAAGATAGCGGCGAGAAGAGCAAGCGATCCGCCGGTAACGTACAAGAGCGTGATCTCTTGGGCACGCGTGATGAGTCGATACCGTATGCCAACGAGAATGCGAACCGGAGCGCTGCGAACAGCATCCCACCGAGAGCGGTCAACGCGACGTGGTTCGGTACCAACTCGGGAGTGGGTCCGGCTTCGACGGCAGCACGAAACCGCTCGGAGAAAACGAAGGGGAGCGTGGCCAGACCGGAAACCATCCCGAGACCACTGCCGAAGACGACGTCGAAGATGAATTGGAAGACGAGGAAGTACGAGAACGACATACAGCGCGGTTAGTGTCAATAGGGTTTAATTATTTGGTCCGCTCGCATACACTCTTGTCTTGTCTGCTCGATGCCGTCCTGTTCTGTACCGCCTCCGCTGTCACCGACTCTCACTGCGTGTCTCGGCGCGGTGTTCGGAGATAATGCGGTCAACCATCTGCGACTGCTGTTCTTTCCGTCGTTCCTCTGCACGCCGTTCCCAGTCCTCGATGAGCGCCGAGACGTCGCTCTCGCGGGCGACAGCCAGTTCGTCTATCTCCTGCATCGTCACATTCTCCGCCGGGCCGACCGGAATCTCGTGTTCGAACAGTATCTCGTCGGCGGCGTCCGAGAGACCGCCGGTCCGAATAACGGCCCGCGGGTTCGTCTCCGCGAGGCGTTCGGCAGTCGAGTGCCCCGCACCGGAGGCATCGCGGAGATACACCACGTCGCCCGACGCCAGTCCGTACTCCTCGTCGGCGCGTTCGATAGCGTCCTTGGTGAACTGCTCGACCACCTTCACGGGGACGAGATTCTTGTTCGTGTTCACGTCCGCGAAGTTCGAGTGATCGAGTTTCCACAGGCGCTTGAGCCGTTCTATCTTTCCCGTGAGTTCCTCGTTTTCCTCACGGAGCGACTCCAGTTTCCGTTCGAGACGGTTGTTGTCGCGTTCGAGGCGTTGGACTTCGCGGCGCTCGCGCGCCTCGCGCCGTTCCTCACGCTTGGCCTCCGAAAGCTCCGTTTTGTACTCTTCGATGGTCTCGTCTTTCTCCGCGATAGTCGCTTCGAGACTCTCAGTGTGCGACTCAAGCCGCTCGACGCGGCGCTCTAACCGACGGATCTTCTTCTCCTCGTCGGTCAGTTCGCGCTCTTCGTGGGTCGATTCGTCGTCCTCGTCGCTCTCGTCATCACCAGTTATCTCGCGGAGGACGGCCTCAACCGACTCCTCGCCTGCGACGACGCGGGCGATGACCTCGCCGCGTTCGATGTTCGGCGGCACTTTCTGCGAGATGCGCTGGAACTGATCTTCGTGAGCGTCAAAGGCGAACAGAGCGGCGGCGAGTGCATCTCGTTCGTGGTCGTTTTCGTACCCCACATCGCGCGTTCGATGCAGTTTCTCGTCTACCGGGAGGTCAGTTTCTGGAATCCATGCCGCGGCGTCGAAACTCCGTCGGAACTTCTCGACCGTCTCGGGCATCGGTTCCACATCGGCGGCGACGATGACCGGTCGTCCGCGTTCGATGAGCCATTCGATAACGTCGGCGGTGTCGGCGGTTCGCGTCGAGTGGACATCGAGTTTGTTGCCGTCCAAGTCCACGACGGCCGCCGCAGTAGTCGTGCCGGGGTCGATGCCGACGATAACGTGGTCCCGACGTTTGACGAGCGGTTCGAACTCGATACCGTCGCGGCGTTCGCGTTCGATTTCGACGCGCGTATCGCCCGAGCGTCCGCTGGAGACGGGGATGTCATCCGGCCGCCCTTCGACGGTAAAGATGGCGTTCGAGTAGCCGCCGTACTTCTCCGTCGCATCAACGTCGTACTCCAATCCCGCCTGCTTCAATCGGTCCGCGATCTCCCGACTCCGGCGCTTGACGGAGCCGTGAATACGACGAGTGTAACGATCCTGACTCCACCCGCCTTTCCCCGTCGAGCGGCCGCGCGACACTTTCACCGTCGTCGTGTTGGTGAAGGCAGACACCTCGTACCCGACGTTGACCGCCGCGAGTCGTGCCGCCGCCTCGGCCTCCTTCATCGGCTTCTTGCCGTAGGGGACGCCGTGACGGGAGGCCACCCGCGAAAGAGGTTCGGGGCGCTCTGCGCCGGTTACCTGCACCAGTTTCGTCTCCGTGGGAAGCGAACGGAGAAAGTGGACGAGTTCGTCTTTGTCCGCGGCCAACTCGTACATGTTGTCCGTAGCGAGGATGGCCGGTTGCTCTCGTTCGACGAGTCGTCGTAGTTTCCGGTGCGAAACTACGTCTCGGTCGAT
It contains:
- a CDS encoding uracil-DNA glycosylase — its product is MAPSEREGRPPHRNDGDSHFPETDSAFVLDADCTRCPELVACRTRISWGNGSSDASVMVVGEAPGAGDPDAEQWQGGNHTGMAYTTRHSGRRIRKLIAAAGHADAYYTNAVKCVPCDGDGSNREPTATERANCRTHLDTELDAIEPEVVVSTGKHATATMLAFDGRELDGFLDTVLDPVELDAFDVMLLPLLHPSYQDVWLSRLGYTESEYREAIRERLP
- a CDS encoding PLDc N-terminal domain-containing protein produces the protein MATTRSPLAVLAGLVLVAFIPLVVMWVTVMGWDNLGYLLYFAIYFVVIHILLPSRVYIHARDHGSNAKLAWTALAFFIPLVGALVYFLVNMAFRRIEAAG
- a CDS encoding DUF460 domain-containing protein, with the protein product MNDRTSALDSLVFGVDIQSGDVRGDAPSYAVVAFDGENIDRDVVSHRKLRRLVEREQPAILATDNMYELAADKDELVHFLRSLPTETKLVQVTGAERPEPLSRVASRHGVPYGKKPMKEAEAAARLAAVNVGYEVSAFTNTTTVKVSRGRSTGKGGWSQDRYTRRIHGSVKRRSREIADRLKQAGLEYDVDATEKYGGYSNAIFTVEGRPDDIPVSSGRSGDTRVEIERERRDGIEFEPLVKRRDHVIVGIDPGTTTAAAVVDLDGNKLDVHSTRTADTADVIEWLIERGRPVIVAADVEPMPETVEKFRRSFDAAAWIPETDLPVDEKLHRTRDVGYENDHERDALAAALFAFDAHEDQFQRISQKVPPNIERGEVIARVVAGEESVEAVLREITGDDESDEDDESTHEERELTDEEKKIRRLERRVERLESHTESLEATIAEKDETIEEYKTELSEAKREERREARERREVQRLERDNNRLERKLESLREENEELTGKIERLKRLWKLDHSNFADVNTNKNLVPVKVVEQFTKDAIERADEEYGLASGDVVYLRDASGAGHSTAERLAETNPRAVIRTGGLSDAADEILFEHEIPVGPAENVTMQEIDELAVARESDVSALIEDWERRAEERRKEQQSQMVDRIISEHRAETRSESR